In the genome of Xenopus tropicalis strain Nigerian chromosome 10, UCB_Xtro_10.0, whole genome shotgun sequence, the window gcagaccctgcgactgcaggggggcccaggagtgtaggggggccaGCAAGGCCCTAactaatgagcaatttcaatatatcttggtagattaggtaaatttaccaatgttttagtgccctaaattgaatttgctgtggggctcagtaacatctagttatgccggTGCTTAAGCAATTGCCAACTGGCAAAGTGCCATCCATAAAACTGATTTCTACACACGTACTCTGCCTGAAGTGGGGCCCTCAGTGTCCTGAAAGCTTCCAACATTCTTTTAATAAGTTAACAGTCAATGATACCAACTCTTGTAAAGAAATGAACAGGTTAAACCAGTCCTGTAGCCCtgtggcagatttatcagcaAATTCTCTTCAGAATGCTTCCTGCCTTATAGAAACTTAGTATACGTTGCtaatacttaggggcccatttactaaaggttgggtgtttttttcacaattccttctttgctttatggtattagaggtttttgttgtgcgacaaaacaaaaaaaattgcgattttactgtttttctgcatttttttcattcatgcttgtTTTAAAAAAGGCTGTTTTATGAAATCACTTGGCGTTTGTGGTTTTAAAGAGAATGAGAATATTGGTGGTTTTAGAAAGcgccaaatgttgataaatctgcccctgtctCCATAGGAGTATAGACAGACTGCCTATTAACCTTTGAACGACCAGAgcggcaggtatttaaagaaatcatttttgtggggggtttatatgtcctttaacactgctaaggctcatgccacacgtggcgtttttacgctgcgtattttctaattctctcagcggctgaaaaacgcacaatatcatcatccatacaaataacttgaaaagactcgaagcaaaccacacaatgcgtaaatacgctagaaaacgccccACCACGGAtatttcaagcgtttgccgaaatacgccattatttgcacagcaagctattcctatgtatacacaaaggcagctgccagacctagcggaaatacacagcgttttttactatttcgcactattagcaccatgggaaacgggatttgctacgtcaccagtactaggctgaaaaacgccatagtcaggggctgtgcgccgtttttaggctgagaaaaaaaacgcagcgtaaaaatgccacgtgtggcatcagcctgagaagaagaaaagaacagcagcattaaaggggacctgtcaccctaattaataatttcaaatccttttctattattTTAGGTGAGCAAAAtcaactttacttacactatatacagggaggtgccattttgtgggcactgttattaggataagctttgcatcagcagggtcggactgggccgttgggacaccaggaaaatacccagtgacaGGGccactgctggccaaatgggtgccctaagcagaaatttacttttgtgccccctcccccaaatattacggaagtaaaaataaaataatttaaaaaaacacctactataggggccccacacacagtgcccccaattgcccccatagacaatgcccccataataagtgccaatagcccccatagattgattgaactatccgggacagcaggatgcacTATAAAAATCGGCGGGACAGTGATGGGGGGttataatatagaaaaatgtttttttttggagcagctgggatggtgcccccctgggagttggtgccctatgcagactgagtacactgcttatagggagcggcggccctgcccAGTgaccctggccctagtgggccccagcggcccagacccgaccccgttgccgcttcccctggcaaaggatgtcctcccctgatgtgtttcacaTACGTGCATTTAGGGGAGGAcatgggcccctggggggggggaaggggtgcacggcgggggcccctgtaggAGATGTGTcagcggaggtaccttgggggtgcgtggcccttcaccccccagtccaaccctgtgcaccagaatgggggacctaatgtcCATGCCAATGCAGAGGCTACACAATTGTAGACTGTAAGGAAGAAGGGGAATGTGAAGAGGGCAGTGACGTCTAGGGAGTGCTAAATGACAAGTGAAAGCAATGCCTCAGGCACAGAACTacggcaggcaatatatgattgaccgCTTAGATTATTAAATACCTTTAATACAGATATGGATGGTAGAATAACAAAGAATTTGGGTTTCCATGTTTATTTTGGTATGGACTTTTATTATAGCTTTTCATATAGGCATACCTCCCAATCGTcctgattttcgcgggacagtccctcttttgacagctcaatgggcagtcctggattcttcctgaaaagtccctcatttccctttgatctcctgcactgaagctaaaaagatacaaatttaattaaaagtagcttttggcagagagcccagaaatcttaaccagctttacctgcacttagatacagtgtttttcacttttaattaaataagagggcttttggcagagagcccagaaaggtaagaagcctcccctgcactgagatacaattgtaactaataagctaaacaggtcccttaggggaactgagacacACAgcctaaagggcaacttcacctttttcagcaaaactgtaataacacattaaacaggaccccaaacccccagaaatgtgttcaaactttaaataacctgccaaatttagtcaaattggagtggtatttagggggtgtggccgcaaaaatgggcgtggccatAACAAATTTGCCGCACTGCGTGCAGCATTTtattttgtccctccttctgttTTCAAAAACAGTCTAACCCTGTGCACCAGAATAGGGGGACCTAATGTCCATACCAATGCAGAGGCTAGACAATTGTATATTGTAAGGAAGAAGGGGAATGTGAAGACATCTAGGGAgcgctaaatggaaagtgaaagtaatttacTGTCCCCCCCATCCAGAATtggggcaggtaatatatgattgaccgCTTAGATTATTAAATACCTTTATTACAGATATGGATGTTAGAATAACATAGAATTTGGGTTTCCATGTTTATTTTGCTATGGACTTTTATTATAGATTTTCATATAGGGGAAcataatattaaatgcactactgCCACATTTAACAGATTCCTATGGGACAAAGTTATTAGAGCTGTTTATTGTATTTCTGACCGTGACATATCTGAGATATAAGTGGTCAATTagttaaaaaagcaaatacaATCTCCCAGGAAAGGAGAGTCCCATTGTTGGTAGGTAGAGGCTCAGTCACAACTGTATGTATGTTATTATCGTATTATTATCGTATAGTCTCTCTGTCCTGGGCAGGCAGATGCTACACACGCaatataaagataaaatattCCATAAAACGTAAATCCTCTGCCTGTGCACAGGCGACTGTCATAAGCCCGGCCCTCTGTTCTCGCTATTGATTTCTACCCGGCGGTTTCCGGTTGCTGCACAAATGCGGAAGTAGTTGTTTTCTAGAAGGGGAAAAGTACCGGTTCCCCGGATATGGCCCCGTTCCTTGTGCTTTTCCTTGCCGGGGTGGTGGCCGCTTCCCGTGGGGACCGGGAGCCGGTGTATCGGGACTGTGTGACCCTCTGCGAGCGGAACAACTGCACCGGGTCCCGGCTCACGGACTTCCGGGCCGAGCAGCCCCTCTACATGCGCGTCACTGGTGAGCAGGCTGGCATgggattatgggaaatgtagttctgcACCCAGAGCAAGCTGCTTCATGGTTATTGTGTTCATGCTTGGAGTGGGGTATAGCTGCCAAGTAGCCCCATGTCATCAGCTGGGCATAGACCAGTTCTATAAAGGGAGGGGGGTTAAactttaaagtattttttaatatgttatagaccAGCCAATTCTTTCAATTGAActtcattttaatttataaatgatttcccttcttcttctgactcttcttacagctttcaaatggggggtcactgaccccggcaaccaaaataCTTTCGCTCTCTGTAactacaattgtttttttttttatttatcttactattcagctaTTATTTATCATAGTCCCGGCCCTAATTCagaccacttcctggttgctaaggtaattgagCAACATGGCAACTGCAGagattccaaactgtagagctacaaactacaaataaaaaaatgaagaccaattgcaaattgtctcagaatggaactctctacatcaggggtggccagactttttccatcgGCGATCGAGCGATGGCTCCGCCCCCAAGACGCAGCGTACATAGGCATTCACGCTGCACATCCCCCCCGGCTtcatcgtggtccaccagaaatccacgggggatcgactggtggaccacaatCAACATCTTGGCcacccccagggtcggactgggccgcctggacaccgggaaaaatctctagtgcccagacccgacccttgcggcgctcgaCCTGCCCaaacgctcctgccccgacgcgttatatttacgcgctcggggaaggtcGTCGGGTGGCCTGCGAGGGAGGTTggaggggccctgcgaggggggctgggggggccctgcgagggaggttggaggggccctgcgaggggggttggggggccctcggggggtacgctatgggcgccccggtgggccctccacaccccagtccgaccctggccacccctgctctacatcatactaaaagttaactcaaaggtgaacaacccctttaaaggcaaaTGACTCTGCCCATTAAATGGGACCGTGATATAAGGCAGTGCTTGTTAAACCTGTGAGATTGGAAGTTTATCTGTATATTCATGTCATGAGCTTGAAATCCTTATTATATGGTCTTAGGGGGTCAGTTGAGATCTTTGGACTTAGCAAGGAATGGCAGGACACCGTAGGGCTGACACCTGTTTGGTTCAGATCTTAACGTTTTGTTTAGTTTTCAGCCTTGTGAATCCCAAATAaaaatctggccaataaatgaaaaacatttaaatattaagataCTTGCCATGTCTAGAATGGCAAAAACCCCACTTGACATCATCATGACTGCCCCTGATGTCATTATGTCCACCCCTAGCATCATTACCCCACCCCCATGccatcagccctgcccctttgtttgggtttagcccctggcaaaggtggcaacccatcTATACAGGAGCTGCTGACAGTTATTATGGAAGGAAGATGAGTGCAATGGGTGGGTTGATTGTCAGttttcattaaaggacatgtcaaccccccaaaaataagtttttgcctaatatagattgtaagctctacagggcagggacctccgtcctcttgtgtctttgactcttaacttattgcaactgtatttatcttgtatctatctgtatttattgttgtactttgtaaagcagcatttgctgaactcctggttgttacttgtttaacagtgttgcaaaggtcggtctcctccagcgagtcaggtctgtcaggctgctgccttgtgttacattgtttcatatgccagagccccCGGGGCAGAGGAtggaaaaggacaaacactgcttttaatggcaattatatatacaaataactcaaaaacccttacaaatttgtaatgaatgtatattgcttgtgctatgcactattttttttattcctgttggATTATGGGACTTTTACTTATGAGCCATTGTTGCTGTATATGTACCTTTAACACAATACTTGGCTTTGAGGAGTCTTCAGCAAGTCATGGCTGACACTATTCATATCAGGATCCCATCCTATCACTAATGGAAGCGGTGACCCCCCCTGAAACACTCGTGGAGAGCCAGACCCCAATTAAATGCCTCTCTCAGAATGCAACTGATATTCATTGTAAATGTTTTCTGCTGGGAGCGGTGCATTGCAGTATTATCTTATGTTGCCCTTTCTTATAGGCTGGACTTGCCTGGATGACTGTCGGTATCAGTGTATGTGGTACACGGTCTCCCTGTATCTCAAGGAAGGACATGAAGTCCCTCAGTTCCACGGCAAGGTAAGTCTTGGGATTGAGTGCTGagtaagcatgaaacgcgttaggctatATACATGGGGTATTTACTGGTTTTAATGGACTAAAataaatttctattttttaactaattttgagtggtatgtgagtttatatatactgtagccaTTTTACTCACTAGGGGGATTCTCTGTATACTGCTCAGTATAATTTCTTAGATTACATaggagtagtagtagtagtacaggtatgggatcccttatccggaaaccagttatccagaaagctccgaattacggaaagcctgtctcccatagactccattttaatcaaataattcagaattttaaaactgatttcctttttctctgtaataataaaacagaaccttgtacttgatcccaactaagatataaataatccttattgggggcagaacagccctattgggtttatttcatggttaaatgattcccttttctctgtaataataaaacagtacctgtacttgatcccaactaagatataattaccccttattggggcagaacagccctattgggtttatttaatggttaaatgattcccttttctctgtaataataaaacagtacctgtacttgatcccaactaagatataattaccccttattggggcagaacagccctattgggtttatttaatggttaaatgattcccttttctctgtaataataaaacagtacctgtacttgatcccaactaagatataattaccccttattggggcagaacagccctattgggtttatttaatggttaaatgattcccttttctctgtaataataaaacagtacctgtacttgatcccaactaagatataattaccccttattggggcagaacagccctattgggtttatttaatggttaaatgattcccttttctctgtaataataaaacagtacctgtacttgatcccaactaagatataattaccccttattggggcagaacagccctattgggtttatttaatggttaaatgattcccttttctctgtaataataaaacagtacctgtacttgatcccaactaagatataattaccccttattggggcagaacagccctattgggtttatttaatggttaaatgattcccttttctctgtaataataaaacagtacctgtacttgatcccaactaagatataattaccccttattggggcagaacagccctattgggtttatttaatggttaaatgattcccttttctctgtaataataaaacagtacctgtacttgatcccaactaagatataaataatccttattggagccaaaacaatcccatagggtttaattaatgttttattgtttctttagtagacttaaggtatggagattcaaattacggaaagaccccttatctggaatacccttggtcccgagcattctggataacgggtcctataccagtagtagtagtagtagtaagtttggttgaaaaaagacgtacgtccatcacgttcaaccataatgcctatatataacctgcctgactgctagttgatccagaggaaggcaaaaaccccatctgaagcctctcttgcCCATATTAATGTAGTTCTTGGGCTTCCTAATTTTTCTAGTTTCTTGTAAGGTAAGTCCTGAGCTGTAGGAATGTGTATTTAGATACATTTGTGGGTGTCACAGTAGGTAATGACGGGATACTGTTTGGTGATGGCAGAATGGAATCAGCTGGAGTAGATAAGGGAGCATTTGGGCAGGAATAATAAAGCTGAATACACACATTTGGGCATTATTGATAGATTTGCCAGTGGTTCTGTGGCAGCTCCAGTTGTCCTCAGCATTATCCATACTGGGTGATTCTGTATTTATCCCTTTGATAGTAATGGTTTAATTAATATTCAGGCGGGTATAGGaaaagattttctaacctgcccgatcgagatctaccagatcaggccagatatcggtcgggcagggccatcggtagtgcccatacacgggctgattagctgctgaatcagtctaagggacccatatcggcagctagaatcggcccgtgtatggggacctttattgtcTGTGCTGGTACAAAGCTGCTAGGGCTGGAGAAGCTGGAGCTCTGGTGCAATTTGGTGCAGTAACAACGCTGTCAGGACCCAGCTGCCAAACTGCTAACTGTAGTGCACTAACAGCTGGGGCCCTATTGTTGATAAATAGCGGTACTGTTCATTTACATTGGCAGGAAAGAGTCATCTATCCCAGGACACTGTTGCATGCATCTAATTGATGTTGTTTGTTTGGGTTTGGCCCTTATGACTTGGTTATAGGGGAAAACATCCCggttatatatagtttttatctTGTGACACTGCAGCTTCTTTTAAAAGGCCGTACAGTATGAGAACATCATTTATTACGGGCAGAGACCACTCCTGTGCTATTTACATTTGTGGCTGCGAGGGGGAGCTGATAATGCCTGGATTTAGCCCAGCCGTGCTCTGTAGACCTCTAGTGGTCGGGACAGGTAGTGCTGCTTCACGGATACTAATactgtacagagagagagaatattCCTTTTACAGAATAAATGTAAGATTTGTAGATGTGATTCTTAGAATACACTGTGATACATAGATCTGATTCAGGATTGTTTAGTACCCCCTTTAGCTGTGATGTTCAActaatatctttttttatattccCTTCTCTGCTCTCACCTCTTTGCCCACTTGTCACATTCCCTTCCCTATCTGTCACTCACCCCGGCAGTGGCCGTTTTCCCGGTTCCTGTTCTTCCAAGAGCCAGCTTCTGCCTTGGCATCCTTCCTTAATGGTGTGGCTAGCCTCCTGATGCTGCTTCGCTACCGTTCCTCGGTCCCTTCCTCCTGCCAAATGTACCGCACTTGCCTGGCCTTCTCCATGGTAGGTCCCACCCTTCATTCATCAGCCGATAGGGCATCCCTTACAGGGCCCGCAGATAACTGCTCATGTCTCCTGCCGCCCAGGTCTCCGTAAATGCCTGGTTTTGGTCCACCATTTTCCATACCAGAGACACGGCGCTTACTGAGGTAAGGAGAATGCCTGCCTGATGCTGCAAAGTCACGGGGAAGCACCGTTTTTCCAGTTGCTaactattttgtttctttttactgtAGAAAATGGACTATTTCTGTGCCTCTTCGGTTATCCTGCACTCTATCTACCTGTGCTGCATGAGGTGAGAGTCAAAAGGTGGGGGAATATAGAATACTGTTcttctcttaaaggggaagtaaagtatATAGTCTTTATATTCCCTTCCTttctctttcttccttttttttagtttttatatttagtgtTCAGCTTCTAGTGAGTCCTTCTCTGTCACTGCACATCCCACATCTCCTGGCAGTGCCCAGGGTATTGGTACTGATTCTATTTTCCCTTGCAGTGCCTGATTCCCATAAGCTCACCTTGTGTATGTCCTCTCAGGACTTTTGGGCTGCAGTATCCTTCCATTGCAAATGGCTTTGGTGCTttcctggtgctcctgtttgcctGCCATGTTTCCTACCTGACTCTTGGCCGCTTTGACTACAGCTACAACATGGCAGCCAATACCGGCTTTGGTGAGTCACATTTCAGTATGTTAAATCCCATTTCCTTCCTCCTCTTTCTAACCCGATGGTTTTATTCTAACTCTATCCATCCTCCAGGGGTTTTGAACCTGATGTGGTGGCTAGCATGGTGTTTTCGGAGGCGCTTTCACCAGCCCTATCTGTGGAAGTGCGTATTGGTAGTCATCTCGCTGCAGAGTTTGGCTCTTCTAGAACTGCTGGATTTCCCCCCGGTCATGTGGATACTGGATGCCCATGCTCTTTGGCACTTCAGCACCGTTCCCCTGCACTTTCTCTTCTACAGGTATAGAACCACAAATAAACTGAGTGCATAGCTACCCAAAAAGATAAAGGCGGCAGGTTATTAACCTAAAGGTATACGTTTAAAAAACCCTTGTTTTCCACTGTTTTCCACTGTCCTTTCTTTCcctttggcagcttatctgcctgtgtagggtgCCCTCCATTGGGCCTACCCAGCCAATATGTAACCAAAAATAGACCAGATGttgatcgagcaggtttgattttctggttggatcaaggaccacatcggcttgttgatgcagtccttgttcCAGTGGCCTGTATCCCTTTCATTGAAATCccgtcatttggccctagggccaaacaattggattggTCTGACGTTGCCCGCCTTATAATGTATAGTCAGCTTTTATTTACAGTTTTGGACTACAAAACTCTCATGGGGCTGCTCCTACGGTGATGCTGGGCTTTGTGTGAGCCTGAAGTTCCCCTAGGTTACAGCACCAGTAGGCCTATGCCTAATGGGTTTTGGTCCCCACCATAGTTAGTGAAGAGCCACAATTCTGGAAGTATAATCTCTCCAGAACCCCACCACCCACACTCTCCAATATGACTCTGCTTCCTAGTACCTGATAGTAAAAGGCAGAGTAGTCCAGAGGGGTTGGCAGCCATCATGTCTAGGTGTTGGTTGTCCTATGCCTAGCTCTCTGGCAGCAATCGGCAACCAGAAACATGCAAAGTAGAAATTAGGACCAGGTTGgctaatttattaacactgggcagatttgcacttgggaagtaactcatggcaaccaatcaaaattttgtattcattgtatTACCTTCAGCTGGCTAATAATGACTGGTTGTCATGGGTTCCTGCACAGgtacagatttgcccagtgtttataaatgagcctcaaGAAGTCAAAAGGCATATATAGCACCAGCCAAACCTGCTGacaggcagagacaggcagacagaatTAAATGGCAAAacagttgtttgttttttaaaatgatgaccaactgcaaatctTCTTAGAATACTAAAGTTAACTtaggacaaaaaaatatatacagtaaaaggtAACCTGTATATTGGTTCAAGAGTTAACCTTTAATTTGCTGTGTCTCTTGCAGTTTTTTGAAAGATGACAGCTTGTACCTATTAAAGATTAACCACGATGACATCCCTAAACTAGACTAAAGGGAAGATGAAGGGACTGCTGGAAATCCATCTATACCGGTGCCGTTGTGTAGCAGGAGTGGCAGACTCATCAAGGGCCCCCGACAAATCTTACTAAGGACATTGGGGGTCAGAAAAGTGCCTTATACCTCATCATTGATTGTACCCAGGTGAAGACCAGGGAACCCGGACTCCACACACATCCCAAATACAATAATTCCTGGACTTATAAGTGGACTTTCTGCACATTTCCTAATAATCAGCATTGCAGTTACAGGCTACATTGCCAATTTTAGTCCTACCTTATCCACAACTGATACAAGGTGGCCTTTCCCTGCTAAGAGAGGCTTCCAGTGGCCTCAGTAGAGGCTGTCGGTGTCTAGCCAGTCATGGCCGTACAACTGAAATTGCTGCAGTAGGTTTGAGAAGTTAAGCAGCAATTTTTTAGGTGTAGGACAACACTATATTTTGCCATATCACCATCATGAAACACAATCTGGGTGCTGCTATCTTTCCAggggtgtgtatatatgtgtacaggtataggatctgttatccggaaaaacccagtcctctcccatagaatccattataattaaatcattttaattttgaaaaataatttcctttttttttttttgtaataataaaatcttaccttgtacttgatcccaactaagatataattaccccttattggggcagaacagccctattgggtttatttaatggttaaatgattcccttttctctgtaataataaaacagtacctgtacttgatcccaactaagatataattaccccttattgggggcagaacagccctattgggtttatttcatggttaaatgattcccttttctctgtaataataaaacagtacctgtacttgatcccaactaagatataattaccccttattgggggcagaacagtcctattgggtttatttaatggttaaatgattcccttttctctgtaataataaaacagtacctgtacttgatcccaactaagatataattaccccttattgggggcagaacagccctattgggtttatttaatggttaaatgattcccttttctctgtaataataaa includes:
- the pgap3 gene encoding post-GPI attachment to proteins factor 3 isoform X3: MAPFLVLFLAGVVAASRGDREPVYRDCVTLCERNNCTGSRLTDFRAEQPLYMRVTGWTCLDDCRYQCMWYTVSLYLKEGHEVPQFHGKWPFSRFLFFQEPASALASFLNGVASLLMLLRYRSSVPSSCQMYRTCLAFSMVSVNAWFWSTIFHTRDTALTEKMDYFCASSVILHSIYLCCMR
- the pgap3 gene encoding post-GPI attachment to proteins factor 3 isoform X1 — its product is MAPFLVLFLAGVVAASRGDREPVYRDCVTLCERNNCTGSRLTDFRAEQPLYMRVTGWTCLDDCRYQCMWYTVSLYLKEGHEVPQFHGKWPFSRFLFFQEPASALASFLNGVASLLMLLRYRSSVPSSCQMYRTCLAFSMKMDYFCASSVILHSIYLCCMRTFGLQYPSIANGFGAFLVLLFACHVSYLTLGRFDYSYNMAANTGFGVLNLMWWLAWCFRRRFHQPYLWKCVLVVISLQSLALLELLDFPPVMWILDAHALWHFSTVPLHFLFYSFLKDDSLYLLKINHDDIPKLD
- the pgap3 gene encoding post-GPI attachment to proteins factor 3 precursor, producing the protein MAPFLVLFLAGVVAASRGDREPVYRDCVTLCERNNCTGSRLTDFRAEQPLYMRVTGWTCLDDCRYQCMWYTVSLYLKEGHEVPQFHGKWPFSRFLFFQEPASALASFLNGVASLLMLLRYRSSVPSSCQMYRTCLAFSMVSVNAWFWSTIFHTRDTALTEKMDYFCASSVILHSIYLCCMRTFGLQYPSIANGFGAFLVLLFACHVSYLTLGRFDYSYNMAANTGFGVLNLMWWLAWCFRRRFHQPYLWKCVLVVISLQSLALLELLDFPPVMWILDAHALWHFSTVPLHFLFYSFLKDDSLYLLKINHDDIPKLD
- the pgap3 gene encoding post-GPI attachment to proteins factor 3 isoform X2; the encoded protein is MAPFLVLFLAGVVAASRGDREPVYRDCVTLCERNNCTGSRLTDFRAEQPLYMRVTGWTCLDDCRYQCMWYTVSLYLKEGHEVPQFHGKWPFSRFLFFQEPASALASFLNGVASLLMLLRYRSSVPSSCQMYRTCLAFSMVSVNAWFWSTIFHTRDTALTEKMDYFCASSVILHSIYLCCMSA
- the pgap3 gene encoding post-GPI attachment to proteins factor 3 isoform X4, whose protein sequence is MAPFLVLFLAGVVAASRGDREPVYRDCVTLCERNNCTGSRLTDFRAEQPLYMRVTGWTCLDDCRYQCMWYTVSLYLKEGHEVPQFHGKWPFSRFLFFQEPASALASFLNGVASLLMLLRYRSSVPSSCQMYRTCLAFSMKMDYFCASSVILHSIYLCCMSA